In Nymphaea colorata isolate Beijing-Zhang1983 chromosome 13, ASM883128v2, whole genome shotgun sequence, one DNA window encodes the following:
- the LOC116267348 gene encoding probable calcium-binding protein CML48 isoform X1: MANYGGYPYQYNAPSAPPMTGSSAWQRPQSPAPGRYPQGYGQAYPPTAPPVAYGGGGYFPPGTPPDIVSCFQRVDRDFSGFIDERELQAALCSGYHPFSMRTVRLLMFLFNSTGDSSKIGPNEFVALWTCLGQWRAIFERFDRDRSGKIDAGEFRDALLSLGYAVPPTVLQVLLSKYQNNDQYGVQGVLNFDSFVECGLIIKVRNSNHLHCGFQNIGPSLIIEGSPLKFTVIVIPVYLSYSNYLFRTVFILLLGSCSLNIMTVLVLTKV, translated from the exons ATGGCTAACTATGGCGGTTACCCGTATCAGTACAACGCCCCATCTGCACCCCCCATGACCGGATCGTCCGCTTGGCAGAGACCGCAATCGCCTGCTCCTGGTAGGTATCCTCAAGGTTATGGCCAGGCTTACCCGCCTACAGCTCCTCCTGTGGCCTATGGTGGTGGCGGCTACTTCCCTCCGGGGACTCCGCCGGATATAGTGAGTTGCTTCCAGAGGGTCGACAGGGACTTCAGCGGCTTCATCGACGAGAGGGAGCTACAGGCGGCCCTCTGCTCAGGCTACCACCCGTTCAGCATGCGGACCGTCCGCCTCCTCATGTTCCTGTTCAACTCGACCGGCGATTCCTCAAAGATTG GGCCGAATGAGTTTGTGGCGCTTTGGACCTGCCTAGGACAATGGCGT GCTATCTTTGAAAGATTTGATAGAGACAGGAGTGGGAAGATTGATGCAGGAGAATTTCGAGATGCTTTACTGAGTCTTGGCTATGCGGTTCCACCCACAGTTCTTCAAGTTTTATTGTCCAAGTATCAAAACAATGACCAGTATGGAGTACAGGGGGTGCTTAACTTCGACAGTTTTGTTGA GTGTGGATTGATCATCAAGGTAAGAAACAGTAACCACCTCCACTgtggttttcaaaatattggacCATCTCTCATAATTGAGGGTTCTCCCTTGAAGTTTACTGTTATTGTTATACCGGTTTACCTCTCTTATTCAAACTATTTGTTCAGAACGGTATTCATACTCTTGCTGGGCTCGTGTTCACTTAATATTATGACTGTTCTAGTTTTAACCAAAGTATAA
- the LOC116267348 gene encoding calcium-binding protein CBP isoform X2, producing the protein MTGSSAWQRPQSPAPGRYPQGYGQAYPPTAPPVAYGGGGYFPPGTPPDIVSCFQRVDRDFSGFIDERELQAALCSGYHPFSMRTVRLLMFLFNSTGDSSKIGPNEFVALWTCLGQWRAIFERFDRDRSGKIDAGEFRDALLSLGYAVPPTVLQVLLSKYQNNDQYGVQGVLNFDSFVECGLIIKVRNSNHLHCGFQNIGPSLIIEGSPLKFTVIVIPVYLSYSNYLFRTVFILLLGSCSLNIMTVLVLTKV; encoded by the exons ATGACCGGATCGTCCGCTTGGCAGAGACCGCAATCGCCTGCTCCTGGTAGGTATCCTCAAGGTTATGGCCAGGCTTACCCGCCTACAGCTCCTCCTGTGGCCTATGGTGGTGGCGGCTACTTCCCTCCGGGGACTCCGCCGGATATAGTGAGTTGCTTCCAGAGGGTCGACAGGGACTTCAGCGGCTTCATCGACGAGAGGGAGCTACAGGCGGCCCTCTGCTCAGGCTACCACCCGTTCAGCATGCGGACCGTCCGCCTCCTCATGTTCCTGTTCAACTCGACCGGCGATTCCTCAAAGATTG GGCCGAATGAGTTTGTGGCGCTTTGGACCTGCCTAGGACAATGGCGT GCTATCTTTGAAAGATTTGATAGAGACAGGAGTGGGAAGATTGATGCAGGAGAATTTCGAGATGCTTTACTGAGTCTTGGCTATGCGGTTCCACCCACAGTTCTTCAAGTTTTATTGTCCAAGTATCAAAACAATGACCAGTATGGAGTACAGGGGGTGCTTAACTTCGACAGTTTTGTTGA GTGTGGATTGATCATCAAGGTAAGAAACAGTAACCACCTCCACTgtggttttcaaaatattggacCATCTCTCATAATTGAGGGTTCTCCCTTGAAGTTTACTGTTATTGTTATACCGGTTTACCTCTCTTATTCAAACTATTTGTTCAGAACGGTATTCATACTCTTGCTGGGCTCGTGTTCACTTAATATTATGACTGTTCTAGTTTTAACCAAAGTATAA
- the LOC116267348 gene encoding calcium-binding protein CBP isoform X3 — MANYGGYPYQYNAPSAPPMTGSSAWQRPQSPAPGRYPQGYGQAYPPTAPPVAYGGGGYFPPGTPPDIVSCFQRVDRDFSGFIDERELQAALCSGYHPFSMRTVRLLMFLFNSTGDSSKIGPNEFVALWTCLGQWRAIFERFDRDRSGKIDAGEFRDALLSLGYAVPPTVLQVLLSKYQNNDQYGVQGVLNFDSFVECGLIIKGLTDKFKEKDPRYTGSATISYDSFMLMIIPFIAC, encoded by the exons ATGGCTAACTATGGCGGTTACCCGTATCAGTACAACGCCCCATCTGCACCCCCCATGACCGGATCGTCCGCTTGGCAGAGACCGCAATCGCCTGCTCCTGGTAGGTATCCTCAAGGTTATGGCCAGGCTTACCCGCCTACAGCTCCTCCTGTGGCCTATGGTGGTGGCGGCTACTTCCCTCCGGGGACTCCGCCGGATATAGTGAGTTGCTTCCAGAGGGTCGACAGGGACTTCAGCGGCTTCATCGACGAGAGGGAGCTACAGGCGGCCCTCTGCTCAGGCTACCACCCGTTCAGCATGCGGACCGTCCGCCTCCTCATGTTCCTGTTCAACTCGACCGGCGATTCCTCAAAGATTG GGCCGAATGAGTTTGTGGCGCTTTGGACCTGCCTAGGACAATGGCGT GCTATCTTTGAAAGATTTGATAGAGACAGGAGTGGGAAGATTGATGCAGGAGAATTTCGAGATGCTTTACTGAGTCTTGGCTATGCGGTTCCACCCACAGTTCTTCAAGTTTTATTGTCCAAGTATCAAAACAATGACCAGTATGGAGTACAGGGGGTGCTTAACTTCGACAGTTTTGTTGA GTGTGGATTGATCATCAAG GGTTTGACAGAcaaattcaaagagaaagatcCACGCTATACAGGCTCAGCTACCATTTCGTATGATTCCTTCATGTTAATGATCATTCCATTCATTGCGTGCTAA
- the LOC116267139 gene encoding uncharacterized protein LOC116267139, protein MGNCLAIEGKVIKIIKKDGEVLQYSAPLQVQHVLSVFEGHVIAESPAASHHLQPGAHLRGGRLYHLLPVSSPEPAETQQSPVFTSTALKDRAGTCYGRSACGGGRLIRVKLVVTKQQLADMLNKGVSMDDMISGQWKGTCDYDQSFDSPNSRGWTPSLRSIPEASDELLELS, encoded by the coding sequence ATGGGTAATTGCTTAGCTATTGAAGGAAAAGTCATCAAAATCATCAAGAAAGATGGTGAAGTACTCCAGTACAGTGCGCCATTACAGGTTCAGCATGTTCTTTCTGTTTTCGAAGGCCATGTTATTGCCGAATCACCGGCTGCTTCTCATCATCTTCAACCGGGAGCTCATCTGCGAGGAGGCAGGCTCTACCACCTTCTCCCAGTCTCTTCACCTGAACCTGCAGAAACACAGCAGAGCCCTGTTTTTACATCGACTGCATTAAAAGATCGTGCAGGTACTTGCTATGGCAGATCCGCCTGTGGCGGTGGAAGGCTGATAAGAGTCAAGCTCGTTGTGACAAAGCAGCAGTTGGCGGATATGCTGAACAAGGGAGTGTCCATGGACGACATGATCTCAGGCCAATGGAAAGGAACGTGTGACTATGATCAGAGCTTTGATTCTCCAAATTCTAGGGGGTGGACGCCTTCACTGAGAAGCATACCGGAAGCATCTGATGAGCTGCTAGAACTGTCATGA